A single genomic interval of Sebastes umbrosus isolate fSebUmb1 chromosome 11, fSebUmb1.pri, whole genome shotgun sequence harbors:
- the aplp1 gene encoding amyloid-like protein 2 isoform X1: MGHTAIPILMAVLSYCALENVEALAMTEVNGPGPQVAEPQIAMFCGQQLVHMNLQTGQWEPDPQSRQGCFKEPGEILSYCQEMYPALPISHIEESKRPVTIPSWCKKGWAHCQTHPFIVLPYRCLEGEYVSEALLVPDRCRFLHQEQMDACESYMYWHNIAKEECIADNLELHSYGMLLPCGDHYRGVEYVCCPGRGSSSGKGETEERDVLAGPQTLSSQTSGKLYPAPKVTAPTPSPSPDTDVDEADMEEEDDEVVEEEEEEEEEEVDEEEAEEEEEEEEAIAVKDTEGYEYPIDSGPYQTSDYLDSYYYEKFHKPTTSAPLMKGDSLNTPRPTDGVDVYFEKPVDDTEHANFLRAKTDLEERRMKRINEIMKEWAEADNQSRHLPKTERQSLNEHFQTVLQTLEEQVAGERQRLVETHLARVEAILNNNRRLALENYLTAVQSDPPQPERVLQALKRYMAAEQKDRRHTLRHYQHIVAVDPQKAEQMKFQVYTHLHVIEERMNQSLALLYKDPNLAEELHNDIQELVKAERGDISELMTTSFSETRTTEELLPAESEEEKDDEEEEERAFQNRPYPPRIELQSNKKVPAVDEYDYTTSERGATYEYEEKINTSVELKQVVNKPPEIETDELQPDALETFNRGAMVGLLVVAVAIAMVMVISLLLVRRKPYGTISHGIVEQVDPMLTPEERQLNKMQNHGYENPTYKFFEQMN; the protein is encoded by the exons GCTCTGGCCATGACCGAGGTGAACGGGCCGGGCCCCCAGGTGGCGGAGCCGCAGATTGCCATGTTCTGCGGTCAACAGCTCGTGCACATGAACCTACAGACCGGCCAGTGGGAGCCGGATCCTCAGAGCCGCCAGGGCTGCTTCAAAGAACCCGGCGAAATCCTGTCCTACTGTCAGGAG ATGTACCCAGCTCTTCCGATCTCCCATATAGAGGAGTCAAAAAGACCCGTCACCATCCCCTCCTGGTGTAAGAAAGGTTGGGCCCACTGCCAGACACACCCCTTCATAGTGCTGCCCTACCGCTGTCTAG AGGGCGAGTATGTGAGCGAGGCCCTGCTGGTGCCTGACCGATGCCGTTTCCTCCACCAGGAGCAGATGGATGCCTGTGAGAGTTACATGTACTGGCACAACATCGCTAAGGAG GAATGCATTGCCGACAATCTGGAGCTCCACAGCTACGGGATGCTGTTGCCATGTGGAGACCATTACCGGGGGGTCGAGTACGTGTGCTGCCCGGGCCGAGGGAGTTCCAGCGGTAAAGGAGAGACGGAGGAAAGAGACGTCCTCGCTGGTCCTCAGACACTCTCGTCCCAGACCAGTGGAAAACTCTACCCTGC CCCCAAAGTGACGGCCCCTACTCCGAGCCCCTCACCTGACACGGACGTTGATGAAGCCGAtatggaagaggaggatgatgaagtggtagaagaggaagaggaagaggaggaggaggaagttgaTGAGGAAGAGgcggaagaagaggaggaggaagaggaggcaatAGCTGTGAAAGATACAGAGGGGTATGAATACCCAATTGACTCAGGTCCCTACCAGACGTCAGACTATCTGGACTCTTACTACTACGAGAAATTCCACAAACCCACCACCTCTGCACCTCTGATGAAGGGAGACAGCT TGAATACACCTCGGCCCACAGATGGCGTTGATGTTTATTTTGAGAAGCCAGTGGATGACACGGAGCATGCCAACTTCCTGCGTGCCAAAACAGACCTGGAGGAGCGCAGAATGAAGCGCATCAATGAG ATCATGAAGGAATGGGCCGAGGCAGACAACCAGTCAAGGCATCTGCCAAAGACAGAGCGACAGTCCCTGAATGAG CACTTCCAGACTGTGCTGCAAACGCTGGAGGAGCAGGTCGCCGGAGAGAGGCAGAGGCTGGTGGAGACGCATCTCGCCAGAGTGGAGGCCATACTCAACAACAACCGCCGCCTGGCCCTGGAGAACTACCTTACTGCCGTGCAGTCTGACCCCCCTCAG CCAGAGCGTGTGCTGCAGGCTCTGAAGCGATACATGGCCGCAGAGCAGAAGGAccgcagacacacactcaggcaTTACCAGCACATCGTGGCCGTCGACCCCCAGAAGGCTGAGCAGATGAAATTccag GTCTACACACATCTCCATGTAATTGAGGAGAGGATGAACCAGAGTCTTGCACTGCTGTACAAGGATCCCAACTTGGCTGAGGAGCTGCACAATGATATCC AGGAGCTGGTTAAAGCAGAAAGAGGAGACATCAGTGAGCTCATGACCACCTCCTTCTCCGAGACCCGCACTACTGAGGAGCTTCTGCCGGCTGAGAGCGAGGAGGAAaaggatgatgaggaggaagaggagcgagcCTTCCAGAACAGGCCTTATCCTCCCCGCATCG AACTTCAGTCTAATAAGAAAG TGCCTGCAGTCGATGAATATGATTACACCACATCTGAGAGAGGCGCTACTTATGAATATGAGGAAAAG ATCAACACCTCTGTGGAGCTCAAGCAGGTCGTCAACAAGCCTCCTGAGATCGAGACAGATGAACTG CAACCCGATGCCTTGGAGACATTTAACCGTGGCGCCATGGTTGGGTTGCTCGTGGTGGCCGTGGCGATTGCCATGGTGATGGTAATTAGCCTTCTGCTGGTGCGCAGGAAGCCATACGGCACTATCAGTCACGGCATCGTTGAG CAGGTCGACCCCATGCTGACACCAGAAGAACGACAGCTCAACAAAATGCAAAATCACGGCTATGAAAACCCTACCTACAAATTCTTTGAACAGATGAACTGA
- the aplp1 gene encoding amyloid-like protein 2 isoform X2, whose product MGHTAIPILMAVLSYCALENVEALAMTEVNGPGPQVAEPQIAMFCGQQLVHMNLQTGQWEPDPQSRQGCFKEPGEILSYCQEMYPALPISHIEESKRPVTIPSWCKKGWAHCQTHPFIVLPYRCLEGEYVSEALLVPDRCRFLHQEQMDACESYMYWHNIAKEECIADNLELHSYGMLLPCGDHYRGVEYVCCPGRGSSSGKGETEERDVLAGPQTLSSQTSGKLYPAPKVTAPTPSPSPDTDVDEADMEEEDDEVVEEEEEEEEEEVDEEEAEEEEEEEEAIAVKDTEGYEYPIDSGPYQTSDYLDSYYYEKFHKPTTSAPLMKGDSLNTPRPTDGVDVYFEKPVDDTEHANFLRAKTDLEERRMKRINEIMKEWAEADNQSRHLPKTERQSLNEHFQTVLQTLEEQVAGERQRLVETHLARVEAILNNNRRLALENYLTAVQSDPPQPERVLQALKRYMAAEQKDRRHTLRHYQHIVAVDPQKAEQMKFQVYTHLHVIEERMNQSLALLYKDPNLAEELHNDIQELVKAERGDISELMTTSFSETRTTEELLPAESEEEKDDEEEEERAFQNRPYPPRIELQSNKKVPAVDEYDYTTSERGATYEYEEKINTSVELKQVVNKPPEIETDELQPDALETFNRGAMVGLLVVAVAIAMVMVISLLLVRRKPYGTISHGIVEVDPMLTPEERQLNKMQNHGYENPTYKFFEQMN is encoded by the exons GCTCTGGCCATGACCGAGGTGAACGGGCCGGGCCCCCAGGTGGCGGAGCCGCAGATTGCCATGTTCTGCGGTCAACAGCTCGTGCACATGAACCTACAGACCGGCCAGTGGGAGCCGGATCCTCAGAGCCGCCAGGGCTGCTTCAAAGAACCCGGCGAAATCCTGTCCTACTGTCAGGAG ATGTACCCAGCTCTTCCGATCTCCCATATAGAGGAGTCAAAAAGACCCGTCACCATCCCCTCCTGGTGTAAGAAAGGTTGGGCCCACTGCCAGACACACCCCTTCATAGTGCTGCCCTACCGCTGTCTAG AGGGCGAGTATGTGAGCGAGGCCCTGCTGGTGCCTGACCGATGCCGTTTCCTCCACCAGGAGCAGATGGATGCCTGTGAGAGTTACATGTACTGGCACAACATCGCTAAGGAG GAATGCATTGCCGACAATCTGGAGCTCCACAGCTACGGGATGCTGTTGCCATGTGGAGACCATTACCGGGGGGTCGAGTACGTGTGCTGCCCGGGCCGAGGGAGTTCCAGCGGTAAAGGAGAGACGGAGGAAAGAGACGTCCTCGCTGGTCCTCAGACACTCTCGTCCCAGACCAGTGGAAAACTCTACCCTGC CCCCAAAGTGACGGCCCCTACTCCGAGCCCCTCACCTGACACGGACGTTGATGAAGCCGAtatggaagaggaggatgatgaagtggtagaagaggaagaggaagaggaggaggaggaagttgaTGAGGAAGAGgcggaagaagaggaggaggaagaggaggcaatAGCTGTGAAAGATACAGAGGGGTATGAATACCCAATTGACTCAGGTCCCTACCAGACGTCAGACTATCTGGACTCTTACTACTACGAGAAATTCCACAAACCCACCACCTCTGCACCTCTGATGAAGGGAGACAGCT TGAATACACCTCGGCCCACAGATGGCGTTGATGTTTATTTTGAGAAGCCAGTGGATGACACGGAGCATGCCAACTTCCTGCGTGCCAAAACAGACCTGGAGGAGCGCAGAATGAAGCGCATCAATGAG ATCATGAAGGAATGGGCCGAGGCAGACAACCAGTCAAGGCATCTGCCAAAGACAGAGCGACAGTCCCTGAATGAG CACTTCCAGACTGTGCTGCAAACGCTGGAGGAGCAGGTCGCCGGAGAGAGGCAGAGGCTGGTGGAGACGCATCTCGCCAGAGTGGAGGCCATACTCAACAACAACCGCCGCCTGGCCCTGGAGAACTACCTTACTGCCGTGCAGTCTGACCCCCCTCAG CCAGAGCGTGTGCTGCAGGCTCTGAAGCGATACATGGCCGCAGAGCAGAAGGAccgcagacacacactcaggcaTTACCAGCACATCGTGGCCGTCGACCCCCAGAAGGCTGAGCAGATGAAATTccag GTCTACACACATCTCCATGTAATTGAGGAGAGGATGAACCAGAGTCTTGCACTGCTGTACAAGGATCCCAACTTGGCTGAGGAGCTGCACAATGATATCC AGGAGCTGGTTAAAGCAGAAAGAGGAGACATCAGTGAGCTCATGACCACCTCCTTCTCCGAGACCCGCACTACTGAGGAGCTTCTGCCGGCTGAGAGCGAGGAGGAAaaggatgatgaggaggaagaggagcgagcCTTCCAGAACAGGCCTTATCCTCCCCGCATCG AACTTCAGTCTAATAAGAAAG TGCCTGCAGTCGATGAATATGATTACACCACATCTGAGAGAGGCGCTACTTATGAATATGAGGAAAAG ATCAACACCTCTGTGGAGCTCAAGCAGGTCGTCAACAAGCCTCCTGAGATCGAGACAGATGAACTG CAACCCGATGCCTTGGAGACATTTAACCGTGGCGCCATGGTTGGGTTGCTCGTGGTGGCCGTGGCGATTGCCATGGTGATGGTAATTAGCCTTCTGCTGGTGCGCAGGAAGCCATACGGCACTATCAGTCACGGCATCGTTGAG GTCGACCCCATGCTGACACCAGAAGAACGACAGCTCAACAAAATGCAAAATCACGGCTATGAAAACCCTACCTACAAATTCTTTGAACAGATGAACTGA